In Bifidobacterium sp. ESL0745, one DNA window encodes the following:
- a CDS encoding AbaSI family restriction endonuclease, with protein sequence MDYVLKFIEKFVPSKTYLVSTTIGLPGHALCYRERLFCEDVSRVCSTPQLMYKKRESEYGAMASKVEENQNPTVLPVPKKTEYLARTFSRTKRKDFENYVLNAVWNRLAMPEIQPVSQQLVMTKDHHYFIDLYFPQINFGVECDEPYHRGQLEQDRQRLITIEDTFGAIREDVAYQCYRVNLSVETSDEVERQIDECVRKIRNLVESRKQQGKFIPWRFDGREYEEYFADKDVITDHDDITFPTIAAACNTIFGTDYAGIQRGCFKPNTFDNAGYSDYVAWFPKMAVDGQPRNKNWNNTVDVYHEFIHQMPTEKWKNDPDFKPQTKPDGHKLITFANMKDKLTGHPGYRFLGIYKTVECFPGGGDLKKQDGKVFHIIRPLN encoded by the coding sequence ATGGACTATGTTTTGAAATTCATTGAGAAATTCGTTCCTTCAAAAACATATTTGGTTTCGACAACAATCGGGTTGCCGGGACACGCTCTTTGCTATCGGGAACGCCTTTTCTGCGAAGATGTATCGCGTGTCTGTAGTACACCTCAATTAATGTATAAGAAAAGAGAAAGTGAGTATGGTGCTATGGCCAGTAAAGTAGAAGAAAATCAAAACCCAACGGTTCTTCCTGTCCCTAAGAAAACCGAATATTTGGCTCGCACCTTTTCCCGCACCAAGCGTAAGGATTTCGAGAACTATGTGCTCAATGCCGTGTGGAATCGTTTGGCGATGCCCGAAATACAACCGGTAAGTCAGCAGCTGGTCATGACAAAAGATCACCATTATTTTATCGATCTGTACTTTCCGCAAATCAACTTCGGTGTTGAATGCGACGAACCGTATCATCGAGGGCAGCTTGAACAGGATCGTCAGCGGCTTATCACTATAGAGGACACGTTCGGCGCGATCCGTGAGGATGTGGCCTATCAGTGCTATCGGGTGAATCTGAGTGTTGAAACGTCCGATGAGGTTGAGCGGCAGATTGATGAATGCGTGCGGAAGATAAGAAACCTTGTCGAGAGCCGTAAGCAGCAGGGCAAGTTCATTCCTTGGAGATTCGATGGGCGGGAATATGAGGAATATTTTGCCGATAAGGATGTGATAACGGATCACGACGATATCACGTTCCCTACCATCGCAGCGGCCTGCAATACAATATTCGGTACTGATTATGCCGGGATTCAAAGGGGCTGTTTCAAGCCGAACACCTTCGACAACGCCGGTTACAGTGATTATGTCGCATGGTTCCCCAAAATGGCTGTTGATGGTCAGCCGAGGAATAAAAATTGGAACAACACCGTTGATGTGTATCATGAGTTCATCCATCAGATGCCTACGGAAAAATGGAAGAACGACCCTGATTTCAAACCGCAGACCAAACCTGATGGCCACAAGCTGATCACATTTGCGAATATGAAGGACAAGCTGACTGGCCATCCAGGGTATCGTTTTCTTGGGATATACAAGACCGTTGAATGTTTTCCTGGCGGTGGTGACCTGAAAAAACAGGATGGGAAAGTATTCCATATTATTCGTCCGCTCAATTAG
- the efp gene encoding elongation factor P, whose protein sequence is MAQTSNDIKNGSVLNLDGQLWTVTKFQHVKPGKGPAFVRTTIKNVLSGKIVDRTFNAGMKMDFETVDNRTLQYSYEEGDTFVFMDMTTYDQVSIPKELVGDQAKFLLEGTDCIVSFHDGTPLSVELPASVILKVTSTEPGVQGNRANAGTKPATVETGAEIQVPLFVGEGEMVKVDTRDGSYLGRENN, encoded by the coding sequence GTGGCACAAACTAGCAATGACATCAAAAACGGGTCGGTATTGAACCTCGACGGACAGCTTTGGACCGTCACGAAATTCCAGCACGTCAAGCCCGGCAAAGGGCCGGCTTTCGTGCGTACCACCATCAAGAACGTGCTTTCTGGCAAGATCGTCGACAGGACGTTCAACGCCGGCATGAAGATGGACTTCGAGACCGTCGACAATCGCACGTTGCAGTATTCCTATGAGGAAGGCGATACCTTCGTTTTCATGGATATGACCACCTACGATCAGGTCAGCATCCCCAAGGAACTCGTCGGCGACCAGGCCAAGTTCCTGCTGGAAGGCACTGATTGCATCGTCAGCTTCCACGACGGCACCCCGCTGAGCGTAGAGCTTCCGGCATCCGTGATCTTGAAGGTCACTTCGACCGAGCCCGGCGTGCAGGGCAACCGCGCGAACGCTGGTACCAAGCCCGCCACCGTGGAAACCGGTGCCGAGATTCAGGTGCCGCTTTTCGTGGGCGAAGGCGAAATGGTCAAGGTGGACACCCGCGACGGTTCCTACCTCGGTCGCGAAAACAACTGA
- the carA gene encoding glutamine-hydrolyzing carbamoyl-phosphate synthase small subunit — protein MSQQTASAAQYSEDDAVLLLEDGQLYVGEPYGKLGSTFGEIVFATAMTGYQETITDPSYDQQIVVQTFPHIGDTGVNDEDPESKRIWVAGYVVRQPSPNVSNWRADDSLDDDLNKDGIVGISNIDTRKLVRHLRSAGVMRAGIFSGDALVDKATGLLRSVDSLLQEVLDSPKMQGARLYDHVSTDETYTVEPCGDFEGKEPLFTVAAVDLGIKGMTPHRLAERGCRVHVVPSTVTFDELKTLNPDGVFFSNGPGDPEEAAPEVDLLREVLDAGYPFFGICFGNQLFGRALGFDTYKLKFGHHGVNQPVKDMTTGKVEITAHNHGFAVDAPIGKIVESPYSNGKYGKVFVSHIDLNDDVVEGLQCVDIPAFSVQYHPEAAAGPHDAAYLFDRFVALMRVHKAGEPVSSVLATPTSLSQPNSTETGQSAAFDKENK, from the coding sequence GTGAGTCAGCAAACAGCTTCGGCAGCACAGTACTCTGAGGATGATGCTGTTCTGTTGTTGGAAGACGGACAGCTTTACGTAGGCGAGCCTTACGGCAAGCTTGGCTCGACATTCGGCGAAATCGTGTTCGCCACGGCCATGACCGGCTATCAGGAGACGATTACCGATCCAAGCTACGATCAGCAAATCGTGGTGCAGACTTTCCCTCATATCGGTGACACCGGTGTCAACGATGAGGATCCAGAGTCCAAACGGATCTGGGTGGCCGGTTACGTCGTACGCCAGCCCAGTCCGAACGTCAGCAACTGGCGTGCGGACGACAGCCTTGATGACGACCTCAACAAAGACGGCATCGTCGGCATCAGCAATATCGACACCCGTAAGCTTGTACGCCACCTGCGCAGTGCAGGCGTGATGCGGGCCGGTATCTTTTCCGGCGACGCTCTGGTGGACAAGGCCACCGGTTTGTTGCGTTCGGTTGATTCCTTGCTCCAGGAAGTCTTGGATTCGCCGAAGATGCAAGGTGCCAGGCTTTATGACCATGTCAGTACGGACGAGACCTACACTGTCGAGCCTTGTGGCGATTTCGAAGGCAAAGAGCCGCTGTTCACCGTCGCCGCCGTCGACTTGGGAATCAAGGGCATGACACCGCACCGTCTTGCCGAACGCGGATGCCGTGTGCACGTCGTACCGTCCACTGTCACCTTCGATGAACTCAAGACACTGAACCCCGATGGTGTCTTCTTCTCCAATGGCCCGGGCGACCCGGAAGAGGCCGCTCCCGAAGTCGATTTGCTGCGCGAAGTGCTCGATGCCGGATACCCCTTCTTCGGCATCTGCTTCGGCAACCAGCTGTTCGGACGTGCGCTAGGTTTTGATACCTACAAGCTCAAGTTTGGCCATCACGGCGTCAACCAGCCGGTCAAGGACATGACCACCGGCAAGGTCGAAATCACCGCCCACAACCACGGTTTCGCGGTCGATGCGCCGATTGGCAAGATTGTCGAATCTCCGTATAGCAATGGTAAATACGGCAAGGTGTTCGTTTCCCATATCGACCTGAACGACGATGTGGTCGAAGGCCTGCAATGTGTTGATATCCCGGCTTTCTCGGTGCAATACCATCCCGAAGCCGCCGCAGGCCCGCACGATGCCGCCTATCTCTTCGACCGTTTTGTAGCCCTTATGCGTGTCCACAAAGCAGGAGAGCCGGTCTCGTCCGTGCTTGCGACGCCGACATCATTATCACAACCGAATAGCACCGAAACTGGCCAATCCGCCGCTTTTGACAAGGAGAACAAGTAA
- the carB gene encoding carbamoyl-phosphate synthase large subunit — protein sequence MPKRQDIKSVMVIGSGPIVIGQAAEFDYSGTQACRVLREEGIRVILVNSNPATIMTDPEMADATYIEPIDVPILERIIAKERPDALLPTLGGQTALNAAEALGKAGVLDKYHVELIGASLEAIDRGEDREQFKKVVDSVGGESAKSDVAHTLEEVDAVVAKLGFPVVVRPSFTMGGLGSGIAHNEEELHRIAGAGLHDSPTDEVLIEEGIEGWKEYELELMRDRNDNVVVVCPIENVDPVGVHTGDSITVAPTFTLTDREYQKMRDLGIAIIRGVGVDTGGCNIQFAVNPKNGRIIIIEMNPRVSRSSALASKATGFPIAKIATKLALGYTLDEIRNDITQSTPACFEPTIDYVVTKVPRFTFEKFPNADPTLTTSMKSVGEAMALGGNFQESLGKAMRSIDKRHMGFSWDGTKPSQAEVDQLLQDMRTPTENRYLQVQRALWGGATLEQLYDATKIDSWFLKQFALINQTAMEVRFTEILSPKLLKKAKLAGLSDLQIAHLRHLGDEGENTIRELRHNYGLRPVYKTVDTCAAEFDAVTPYYYSCYADESELKPRDREAVIILGSGPNRIGQGIEFDYTCVHAVQELGKDYDTIMVNCNPETVSTDYDMSDRLYFEPLTFEDVMEIYDAEKKLGPIKGVIVQLGGQTPLSLAARLKAAGVPILGTSPESIDLAENRELFGEVLRREKLNAPRYGTALNMDEAREAAHSIGYPVLVRPSYVLGGRGMEIVYDDAQLEKYVDRALDEAKADTVVSGRLPSPLLIDKFLQDAIEIDVDALYDGKELYIGGIMEHVEEAGVHSGDAACTLPPSTLSDDQIQRLRKATLAIAEGCGVRGVMNVQFAYMANTLYVIEANPRASRTIPFASKATGVALAKAAARIMVGETIADQRKCGLLLPKGDGGTIRPGQQVAVKESVLPFKRFRTVAGKSVDTLLGPEMHSTGEVMGFDRDFPHAFAKSQLAAYKGGLPTHGNVFLSVSDTDKRQLPLIATRLKELGFTVCATEGTASVLRRYGIDSKVVSKISETPDHEQELKAEYGDDYISKNPVQMIEDGEIDMVLNTPSSRGARSDGYAIRASAIIADIPEFTTITEFYAVLLAIEAVQANDYQVMSIQEHAKQLFASEIE from the coding sequence ATGCCGAAACGTCAGGACATCAAATCCGTCATGGTCATCGGGTCCGGCCCCATCGTCATCGGCCAGGCCGCAGAATTCGACTATTCCGGTACCCAGGCCTGCCGCGTGCTGCGTGAGGAAGGCATCCGCGTCATCCTCGTCAATTCCAACCCGGCCACCATTATGACCGACCCGGAAATGGCCGACGCGACCTATATCGAGCCTATCGACGTGCCGATTCTCGAACGGATCATCGCCAAGGAACGCCCGGACGCCCTACTGCCAACGCTTGGCGGTCAGACCGCGTTGAACGCGGCCGAAGCGTTAGGCAAGGCCGGCGTGCTCGACAAATACCATGTCGAACTCATCGGCGCCTCGCTTGAGGCCATCGACCGCGGTGAGGACCGCGAGCAGTTCAAGAAGGTCGTGGATTCCGTCGGGGGAGAATCCGCGAAAAGCGATGTGGCCCATACGCTTGAAGAAGTCGACGCCGTTGTCGCCAAACTCGGTTTCCCGGTGGTTGTACGCCCGAGTTTCACCATGGGAGGTCTCGGTTCCGGCATAGCCCACAACGAGGAGGAGCTGCACCGCATCGCCGGCGCGGGCCTCCACGATTCGCCGACCGACGAGGTCCTGATCGAAGAGGGCATCGAAGGCTGGAAGGAATACGAGCTCGAGCTCATGCGCGACCGCAACGACAACGTCGTGGTCGTCTGCCCGATCGAGAACGTCGACCCTGTCGGCGTGCACACCGGCGATTCCATCACCGTCGCCCCCACCTTCACACTGACCGACCGGGAATACCAGAAGATGCGTGACCTCGGCATCGCCATCATCCGCGGCGTCGGCGTCGACACCGGCGGCTGCAACATCCAGTTCGCCGTCAACCCGAAGAACGGCCGTATCATCATCATCGAGATGAACCCGCGTGTCTCCCGTTCCTCCGCGCTGGCTTCGAAAGCCACCGGCTTCCCGATCGCCAAGATCGCCACGAAACTCGCGCTCGGCTACACGCTCGACGAGATCCGCAACGACATCACCCAGTCCACTCCGGCCTGCTTCGAGCCGACCATCGACTACGTGGTCACCAAGGTTCCGCGTTTCACCTTCGAAAAGTTCCCGAACGCCGACCCGACGCTGACCACCTCGATGAAATCGGTGGGCGAGGCGATGGCTCTCGGCGGCAACTTCCAGGAGTCGCTGGGCAAGGCCATGCGCTCCATCGACAAGCGGCACATGGGCTTCAGCTGGGACGGCACCAAGCCGAGCCAGGCCGAGGTCGACCAGTTGCTTCAAGATATGCGTACTCCTACGGAGAACCGCTACTTGCAAGTGCAACGCGCGCTCTGGGGCGGGGCCACACTTGAGCAGCTTTACGACGCCACCAAGATCGACTCGTGGTTCCTGAAGCAGTTCGCACTGATCAACCAGACCGCGATGGAAGTGCGGTTCACGGAAATCCTTTCGCCGAAGCTCCTGAAAAAGGCCAAGCTGGCTGGACTTTCCGACCTGCAGATCGCGCACTTGCGTCACTTGGGTGACGAAGGCGAGAACACGATTCGCGAGCTGCGCCACAACTACGGCCTGCGTCCGGTCTACAAGACCGTCGACACCTGCGCTGCCGAATTTGACGCGGTCACGCCGTATTACTATTCCTGCTATGCCGACGAATCCGAATTGAAGCCGCGCGACCGCGAGGCCGTCATCATCCTCGGCTCCGGCCCCAACCGGATCGGCCAGGGCATCGAATTCGACTACACCTGCGTGCACGCCGTGCAGGAACTGGGCAAGGACTATGACACCATCATGGTCAACTGCAACCCCGAAACCGTCTCCACCGACTACGACATGTCCGACCGGCTTTATTTCGAGCCGCTGACCTTCGAAGACGTCATGGAGATCTACGACGCCGAGAAGAAGCTCGGCCCGATCAAGGGCGTCATCGTCCAGCTCGGCGGCCAGACCCCGCTTTCGCTCGCCGCACGGCTCAAGGCCGCCGGCGTTCCGATTCTTGGCACTTCGCCTGAGTCCATCGACCTGGCCGAAAACCGCGAGCTGTTTGGTGAGGTGCTGCGTCGCGAGAAGCTCAACGCCCCTCGTTACGGCACTGCGCTCAACATGGACGAGGCTCGCGAGGCTGCCCATTCCATCGGTTACCCGGTGCTGGTACGCCCGAGCTATGTGCTCGGCGGGCGCGGCATGGAAATTGTCTACGACGATGCCCAGCTTGAAAAATACGTCGACCGCGCGCTCGACGAGGCCAAGGCCGACACGGTGGTTTCCGGACGTCTGCCCTCGCCGCTCTTGATCGACAAGTTCCTTCAGGACGCCATCGAAATCGACGTGGACGCGCTCTACGACGGTAAGGAACTTTATATCGGCGGCATTATGGAGCACGTCGAGGAAGCCGGTGTCCATTCCGGCGACGCGGCCTGCACCCTGCCACCCTCCACGCTTTCCGACGACCAGATCCAGCGCCTGCGCAAGGCGACGCTGGCCATCGCGGAAGGCTGTGGTGTACGTGGCGTCATGAACGTCCAGTTCGCCTACATGGCCAACACGCTCTACGTCATCGAAGCCAACCCGCGCGCCTCCCGCACCATTCCCTTCGCCTCCAAGGCGACTGGTGTGGCGCTCGCCAAGGCCGCAGCGCGCATTATGGTGGGGGAGACCATCGCCGACCAGCGCAAGTGTGGGCTGCTGCTTCCCAAAGGCGACGGCGGCACCATCCGCCCCGGCCAGCAGGTCGCCGTCAAGGAATCCGTCCTGCCGTTCAAGCGTTTCAGGACCGTCGCCGGCAAGTCCGTCGACACGTTGCTCGGCCCGGAAATGCACTCGACCGGCGAGGTCATGGGCTTCGACCGCGATTTCCCGCATGCCTTCGCCAAGTCCCAGCTTGCCGCCTACAAGGGAGGGCTCCCCACACACGGCAACGTGTTCCTATCGGTTTCCGATACCGACAAGCGCCAGTTGCCGCTGATCGCCACACGCTTGAAGGAACTGGGCTTCACGGTCTGCGCCACCGAAGGTACCGCTTCGGTCCTGCGTCGTTACGGCATCGATTCCAAGGTCGTCAGCAAGATTTCGGAGACGCCGGATCACGAGCAGGAGCTGAAGGCGGAATACGGCGACGATTACATCAGCAAGAACCCTGTCCAGATGATCGAAGACGGCGAGATCGACATGGTCTTGAATACCCCGTCCTCTCGCGGTGCACGTAGCGATGGCTACGCGATCCGCGCCTCGGCCATCATCGCCGACATCCCCGAATTCACCACCATCACCGAGTTTTACGCGGTGCTCCTGGCCATCGAAGCCGTACAGGCCAACGATTACCAGGTGATGAGCATCCAGGAGCATGCCAAGCAGCTTTTCGCTTCTGAAATCGAATAA
- a CDS encoding helix-turn-helix transcriptional regulator translates to MSKNTPSGTWNDYVKELGLNLQRLRLERNLSQERVAYDAGLSRYTYQKFEKGESMPGTPANPSLHNIMAIAQVLGVSLQKLLPSPWPDLRAK, encoded by the coding sequence ATGTCAAAAAATACTCCATCAGGAACTTGGAACGACTATGTCAAAGAATTGGGTTTGAATTTGCAACGTCTACGATTGGAACGAAACCTCAGCCAGGAACGGGTTGCATACGATGCAGGACTTTCCCGCTATACCTATCAGAAATTCGAGAAAGGTGAGTCCATGCCCGGAACACCGGCCAACCCCAGCCTCCACAACATCATGGCCATCGCGCAGGTTCTCGGGGTTTCCCTGCAGAAGCTTCTCCCTTCGCCTTGGCCGGATTTACGGGCCAAATAA
- the gmk gene encoding guanylate kinase, with the protein MSEHVRNEKTKQSHKGRLIVLTGPTAVGKGTVEANLLSKHPEVWVSVSATTREPRPGEVNGKNYWFMSEDEFVAREKRNWFLETAVVHGMAHYGTPLQPVLDHLAKNIPTILEIDLQGARRVKQRAAELNLEIVSVFIAPPSYDELVKRLIGRGTENEEQRRKRLKTAKVELAAEPEFDVKIVNDTVDRAADELWGVIAKEYGIAK; encoded by the coding sequence TTGAGCGAGCATGTCAGAAACGAGAAAACGAAACAGTCGCATAAAGGACGCCTTATTGTCTTGACCGGACCTACTGCCGTCGGCAAAGGAACTGTCGAGGCAAATCTGCTCAGCAAACATCCCGAAGTTTGGGTTTCTGTGTCTGCCACCACACGTGAGCCGCGGCCGGGGGAAGTTAACGGGAAGAATTACTGGTTCATGAGCGAGGATGAGTTTGTCGCTCGCGAGAAGCGCAACTGGTTCCTTGAGACCGCCGTCGTGCATGGCATGGCCCATTACGGCACACCGCTGCAGCCAGTGCTTGATCATCTCGCCAAGAACATCCCGACGATTCTTGAGATTGATTTGCAGGGCGCCCGTCGCGTCAAGCAACGTGCCGCCGAACTCAACCTTGAAATCGTTTCGGTGTTCATCGCGCCGCCGAGCTACGACGAGCTGGTCAAGCGTCTGATTGGACGTGGCACGGAGAACGAGGAGCAGCGCAGAAAGCGCCTTAAAACCGCGAAAGTCGAGCTGGCCGCCGAGCCGGAATTCGACGTCAAAATCGTCAACGACACCGTGGACCGCGCCGCCGACGAGCTCTGGGGCGTCATCGCCAAGGAATACGGCATCGCAAAGTAA
- a CDS encoding excinuclease ABC subunit UvrA has protein sequence MNKYESMNQNLGNDVIVVHGATQNNLKHVNLTLRKHAITVFVGLSGSGKSSLVFDTVAALSRRELNETFPSFTQQYLPKFGQPSVERIDNLPVAIVIEQRRLGSNARSTLATYTGIYSLLRLLFSRIGKPFIGYSDTYSFNLPQGMCPKCQGLGYIDDIDESKIIDKNKSLNEGAMTFVSFGPDTWRWRRYVNSGLFDNDKPIKDYTPEEYDLLMHAPQQKLKNPPANWYKTALYEGIVPRIRRSILHKKEASKHKDAIAAVVAHVPCPACHGTRLKPEVLGVTINGSNIAEVSHMDLIHVVEFLDNVTDPLAAEVVRELKTKVQSLVDIGLGYLTLDRGTGTLSGGEAQRIKIAKYLTSSLSDMLYVLDEPSVGLHPHDIKLIVQALRRLKDKGNTIFIVEHNPEVIALADNVVEIGPGAGAEGGTVTFQGTYAELMDSDAMTAQYLRQKPAWPQVRQPQGWFEIDHAKTNNLKEVSVRIPKGVMTVVSGVAGSGKSSLVAAFRQQLDKNGTEYVDLSQGAIGVNIRSTPATYLDILDSIRKLFGAANHVSTQLFSYNGKGACPRCKGKGVTITNMAFMDPVVQTCEVCGGQRYNPDVLRYRYHGKNIAEVLRLSVANADAFFAGEPQIATKLDNLRKVGLDYLSLDQPLTTLSGGELQRLKLAFELNKSGAVYLFDEPTAGLHLKDTDKLLDLFRQLVSQGNTLVVIEHNLAVISQADWLIDVGPDAGRYGGEIMYEGTPAGSCSVPRSKTGQALSALFF, from the coding sequence ATGAACAAGTACGAGTCTATGAACCAGAATCTGGGCAACGACGTCATTGTCGTGCACGGTGCGACGCAGAATAATCTGAAACATGTCAACCTTACATTGCGCAAGCATGCAATCACCGTGTTTGTCGGACTGTCTGGTTCCGGCAAATCCTCGCTGGTTTTCGACACTGTCGCGGCGCTCTCTCGGCGAGAACTGAATGAGACGTTTCCGAGTTTCACTCAGCAATACCTGCCGAAGTTCGGCCAGCCGTCGGTTGAGCGCATCGACAATCTTCCGGTTGCCATCGTCATCGAACAACGGCGGCTCGGCTCGAATGCGCGCTCGACGCTGGCAACATACACCGGAATCTATTCGCTGTTGCGACTGCTGTTTTCCCGCATCGGCAAACCGTTCATCGGTTATTCCGACACCTATTCGTTCAATCTCCCACAAGGCATGTGTCCGAAGTGTCAGGGGCTGGGCTATATCGACGATATCGATGAAAGCAAGATCATCGACAAGAACAAGTCGCTCAATGAAGGGGCCATGACTTTCGTGAGTTTCGGGCCGGACACATGGCGGTGGCGGCGTTATGTCAACAGCGGTCTGTTCGACAACGACAAGCCGATCAAGGACTACACTCCTGAAGAGTATGACCTGCTGATGCACGCCCCACAGCAGAAACTCAAGAATCCGCCCGCCAACTGGTACAAGACCGCACTCTACGAGGGTATTGTGCCGCGTATCCGTCGCTCGATTCTGCATAAGAAGGAGGCGAGCAAGCATAAGGATGCCATTGCCGCAGTGGTGGCACATGTGCCGTGCCCGGCCTGCCATGGCACAAGGCTTAAACCGGAAGTGCTCGGCGTCACCATCAATGGTTCCAATATCGCCGAAGTAAGTCACATGGACCTGATTCATGTCGTGGAATTCTTGGACAACGTCACCGATCCTTTGGCTGCCGAAGTGGTGCGGGAACTGAAGACCAAGGTGCAATCGCTGGTCGATATCGGTTTGGGGTATCTCACGCTCGACCGAGGGACCGGCACGTTGTCGGGCGGCGAAGCGCAGCGCATTAAAATCGCCAAGTATCTGACCAGTTCGCTCTCCGATATGCTCTATGTGCTCGACGAGCCTAGCGTCGGGTTGCATCCGCATGACATTAAGCTGATTGTGCAGGCGTTGCGTCGGCTTAAAGATAAAGGCAATACAATTTTCATTGTCGAGCACAACCCGGAGGTCATCGCCCTCGCGGACAACGTGGTAGAGATTGGGCCTGGAGCCGGGGCCGAAGGCGGAACGGTGACTTTTCAGGGGACTTATGCTGAGCTGATGGATTCTGACGCGATGACTGCGCAATATCTCAGGCAGAAACCTGCATGGCCCCAGGTGCGTCAGCCTCAGGGCTGGTTCGAGATTGACCACGCCAAAACCAATAATCTGAAAGAGGTCAGCGTTCGCATACCCAAAGGTGTGATGACAGTGGTCTCTGGCGTTGCCGGCAGTGGCAAAAGCTCGCTAGTCGCCGCATTCAGGCAGCAACTTGACAAAAACGGCACCGAATACGTCGACCTTTCGCAAGGGGCGATCGGCGTCAACATTCGCTCGACGCCGGCCACCTATCTCGATATCCTCGATTCGATCCGAAAACTGTTTGGCGCGGCCAATCATGTTTCCACCCAGCTGTTCAGCTATAACGGCAAAGGCGCATGTCCGCGCTGCAAAGGCAAGGGCGTGACCATCACCAATATGGCGTTCATGGACCCGGTGGTGCAGACCTGCGAAGTGTGTGGCGGGCAGCGGTACAATCCCGACGTTTTGCGCTACCGTTACCACGGGAAGAACATCGCCGAAGTGCTTCGTCTTTCGGTTGCGAACGCCGATGCCTTTTTCGCCGGAGAGCCTCAGATCGCGACGAAACTGGATAACCTTCGTAAAGTCGGGCTTGACTATCTTTCGCTTGACCAACCGTTGACCACATTGTCTGGTGGGGAACTGCAACGCCTGAAGTTGGCCTTCGAACTGAACAAGAGTGGCGCGGTCTATCTGTTCGACGAGCCGACTGCCGGCTTGCACCTGAAGGACACGGACAAGTTGCTTGACCTATTCAGGCAGTTGGTTTCCCAAGGAAACACGTTGGTTGTCATCGAGCATAATCTCGCCGTCATCAGTCAGGCCGATTGGCTTATTGATGTGGGTCCAGATGCCGGCCGCTATGGCGGCGAAATCATGTACGAGGGCACACCTGCCGGTTCATGTTCGGTTCCACGCTCCAAAACCGGCCAAGCGCTGTCAGCTTTGTTCTTCTAG